The region GGTTTTAAGGGTTTTGAAGGGTGTGGCGGCGGATACGGTGAGAAGAGAAGAGGAAcattttcttttttgttttatCTTTTCAGAGGAGAGGTGAGTGAGTGGTGGTAGGCGTGTGAGGAGAGAAGAGGAACGGTTAGGGAGAAGGTGAGGTCGCGGTGGAGGTGTCAAGAAGAAGAAGGTggttttttttgttttatattttcAGAGGAGTGTTGGAGAAGAGAGATAACAGGATAATGGTGCGGCCGTTCATCCTCTAAGCCTTGGCCAATGGGAACATATATAGTGAATAATTAGGGTTTTCTACACTGCTAAAATCCTAAAATGCCCTTTGATATTTTATTGATGATAGCAAGAgtttaaaagaaataaaattaacaaaggtcaaacaattttaaatattcaaaataaaacaatgataagagtacaattaattatatttatttttatgGACATGTTAAcaaaatgataaaaataaaatgaataaaaatcggaCGTAAAAGTTCCCGGAGAATTAaactgaatgcaccaaaatgatttgtgcaaaataaacttattagaaaaatacagcgtttcttttaattttgaaataaattttgaccggttaaacaaGCTTGAGCTGATCATAAGATGGccgaaaaattagctgaaaaataaatcgagcataccagattaaactacgcgaaacgtagattaataaaattgatgtctagaagcttgattttaaaatttttcgTTCACTTATTTAACGCACATCCTTTGATTAATTCAATCGgtttgtctgtagatccgaaaaatttgtttcgactgatattttaggcactatgcggtatggaatgcatggtatgctatgtagacatgcaatagctatgatgaatgtattgaatcagcgattcagggtcaaaattggggtatgacagttgcccctatttaagtatcttcaactagagaatatgaagcaggacaactcttcatatgatcatagtgggagatagttaaatactaagaagatccgaattttgatcctgaaatgcaAATGATAGGATATGATATGAGATGAATGCCTGAATAAATGACTCTTTTTATTTGATTTGCTAGGGACATGATCGGACATAAGATAAACCCTAGCATGATGCTTTATGATGGATACAGAATGAAACAAAgatctgtggggaatgctgatggtctacagggagacagacaaatggtaaaaaacaacttgctggggaaaacaatcctgctggagaatcagacacatTGCTGAAGAGTGGTTGAGGGTTGACATGGTAGGTACAAACATCCAAATGTGCGGGTGTACTCATAGAAAAGTATACGGGTTACCGTGTGCTTGTGAGTTAGGGAGATACACATTGAATGGTGAACCAATACCAATTGATGTTATTCATATCCATTGGAGGAGGCTAAACATGGAAGGTGAACAAGAGGCAAATACAGAGGATGGGTCAGAGGTGGACATGACCAATGCAATTGATGCACTGTGAAAATGGTTCAGGTCACTAGATGTTGCAGGAAAAAGAGCACTAAAAAGTAGGGTGCGTGAAATTGCTTACCCGACTACAACGAGGATGTGTCCACCGCTTGAAAAATTAAAAACCAAAGGAGGGGTAAAAATGAAAGGGAAGAAACCTGTGGGATATGATGTTTATCGTGATCCTTCatatcatgagtatgttgatcAAGCAAACTGCAGTTCTCAAAAATCTTCAAAGAGGACATGTTCACGGTTATCCCAAACCTCAAAGAAGAAACCATCTAATAAGTTTACTTTACAATTTCCAAATCATATCATACTATTTATTGATGACACTGTTGATATTAAGAGTGATGGAAATTATGGGtttagagtcattgcatcattgcatggatatggtgaggatggttggtCAATGGTTCATCGTGACTTAGATAATGAAATTAGAAGTTCCAGAAGCTGTCTCTATGAGAAGTTATTTGGAAGTCGCTTATCAAAAGTGAGAGAATCCTTGTTTATATCATATTTAGGTCCTCATCCACTAGAGAAATGGATGACATTACTAGGAATGGGTTATGTGATAGCAAATCGGTATAACGTCATTCTTGTCTCACTGGATTATCCTAGTTTGACTTTTTTTCCTATGACGATTTCACATCCACCTAATGTGTCCATTTACTGCATTGGTTTTGTAAACTAAGATCATTAGGTTCAAGTAAATATTCATGTTTGTTATGTTAATTACTTATTCTTTATTTATGTCTTACTTATTAATTTTCTAAACAGGTAAACATGAATGAGGGATTTCCGTTGTCACCGATCATATTGGATTGGAAGAAGTATCACACACTAGATGTAACTTCTTGGATGATAGGATTTGCTGGATCGTTACAACATTGGAAACACCTTACGCCCGTAGTATCACAATATGTTAGATTATAATTATAATGTGATTGCTATATTTTGGTTTGTATTGACGATTGAATTCATGTTGTATTTTGGATTATATGGCACAAGTCATATAAATAGTAAAGAAGTATCAAAATATATAAGTCTAAAAAATAATACATACGTCTGAATAGTACATAAGTCTCATAATACATCAATCATCATCATCCAAACCAGCATTAATTACTGGTCCTTCCCGAGGTACCGGTCCACCTTGAGCCACACATAATGCTTAAAAGACCTCAACAAAATTCATTGTCATCCTCTTCCGCCTCGTGACGATATAAGTCACAACACAGCTCATGTGAAATGAATGATAGCCTCAGATCTGACGGTCTTTCATCATATGCATGAACCAGGACCTGTCTCATCTCCCGTCGAGGTGGTGGTACCAAACGAGGATGTGACACCATGTAGTACCAATCCAAGTAATCGACCGCTACATCATATGAGGTGGCAGCGGAAACTGTCAGACGAATGACATCCATCATACTCG is a window of Lathyrus oleraceus cultivar Zhongwan6 chromosome 6, CAAS_Psat_ZW6_1.0, whole genome shotgun sequence DNA encoding:
- the LOC127095326 gene encoding uncharacterized protein LOC127095326 — encoded protein: MKGKKPVGYDVYRDPSYHEYVDQANCSSQKSSKRTCSRLSQTSKKKPSNKFTLQFPNHIILFIDDTVDIKSDGNYGFRVIASLHGYGEDGWSMVHRDLDNEIRSSRSCLYEKLFGSRLSKVRESLFISYLGPHPLEKWMTLLGMGYVIANRYNVILVSLDYPSLTFFPMTISHPPNVSIYCIGFVNMNEGFPLSPIILDWKKYHTLDVTSWMIGFAGSLQHWKHLTPVVSQYVRL